The following coding sequences are from one Prochlorococcus sp. MIT 0604 window:
- a CDS encoding LL-diaminopimelate aminotransferase, producing MVQVNENYLKLKAGYLFPEIAKRVKIYSQSNKSAEIIKLGIGDVTEPLPKACIDAMGKALDDMGTLDGFRGYGPEQGYSWLREKISEHDFISRGCQISPEEIFVSDGSKCDSSNILDILGKDNSIAVTDPVYPVYVDSNVMTGRTGVALENGTYKGLTYLAINEGNNFLPELPEKKVDILYLCFPNNPTGATINKEELKKWVEYALQNKSLILFDAAYEAFIQENDIPHSIYEIEGAKDCAIEFRSFSKNAGFTGVRCAFTVIPKNLKGLSSTNEEIDLWPLWNRRQSTKFNGVSYVVQRGAEAVYSLEGKKQVRGLIDFYMENAKIMKNKLQNAGYKVYGGDNAPYIWIKVPDQMTSWDFFDFLLQKVSVVGTPGSGFGLSGEGYFRLSAFNSRSNVIDAMERIINI from the coding sequence GTGGTTCAAGTAAACGAAAATTATTTAAAACTCAAAGCAGGCTATTTATTTCCTGAAATTGCAAAAAGGGTAAAAATATATTCTCAATCAAATAAGAGTGCTGAAATTATTAAGCTTGGCATAGGAGATGTTACAGAACCATTACCTAAAGCGTGCATTGATGCGATGGGTAAAGCCTTAGATGATATGGGAACACTAGATGGTTTTAGAGGTTATGGACCAGAACAAGGTTATTCTTGGCTCAGAGAAAAAATATCTGAGCATGATTTTATTTCGAGAGGCTGTCAAATTTCACCTGAAGAAATCTTTGTTTCAGATGGTTCTAAGTGCGACAGTAGCAATATTTTAGATATTCTTGGCAAGGATAATTCAATTGCTGTAACTGATCCTGTTTACCCTGTTTATGTGGATAGTAACGTTATGACAGGCAGAACTGGAGTTGCTCTCGAAAATGGTACTTATAAAGGATTGACATATCTTGCAATAAACGAGGGGAATAACTTTCTGCCAGAACTACCTGAAAAAAAAGTTGATATTTTGTATCTTTGTTTTCCTAATAATCCAACTGGAGCAACGATTAATAAAGAAGAATTGAAAAAGTGGGTTGAATATGCTCTTCAAAACAAATCTCTAATACTTTTTGATGCAGCTTATGAAGCATTTATTCAAGAGAATGACATTCCACATTCAATATATGAGATTGAGGGAGCAAAGGATTGTGCTATCGAATTTAGATCTTTTTCAAAGAATGCAGGATTCACTGGAGTTAGATGTGCTTTTACAGTAATACCTAAAAATCTTAAAGGTTTGAGTTCAACCAATGAGGAAATAGACTTATGGCCTCTTTGGAATAGGCGACAATCTACAAAGTTCAATGGAGTAAGTTATGTAGTTCAGAGAGGAGCAGAGGCTGTTTATTCTCTTGAAGGGAAGAAACAGGTGAGAGGTTTAATTGATTTTTATATGGAAAATGCAAAAATCATGAAAAATAAACTTCAGAATGCAGGATATAAAGTTTATGGTGGGGACAATGCTCCTTATATCTGGATTAAAGTCCCTGATCAAATGACATCTTGGGACTTTTTTGATTTCCTGCTCCAAAAAGTTAGTGTAGTGGGAACACCTGGGAGCGGATTTGGATTATCAGGAGAGGGTTATTTTCGTTTGTCAGCATTTAACTCACGATCAAACGTCATTGATGCAATGGAAAGAATAATTAATATATAA
- the rpsG gene encoding 30S ribosomal protein S7: MSRRNAAVKRPILPDPQFNSRLASMMISRLMKHGKKSTAQRILSDAFSLISERTGGNAVELFETAVKNATPLVEVRARRVGGATYQVPMEVRQERGTAMALRWLVTFSRARNGKSMSQKLAGELMDAANETGSAVKKREDTHKMAEANKAFAHYRY, encoded by the coding sequence ATGTCACGTCGTAATGCTGCAGTAAAAAGACCAATTCTTCCAGATCCTCAATTTAATAGTCGTCTTGCCTCTATGATGATCTCTAGATTGATGAAACATGGTAAAAAATCTACAGCTCAAAGAATATTGTCTGATGCTTTTTCTTTAATAAGTGAGAGAACAGGTGGGAATGCAGTCGAATTATTTGAAACAGCTGTGAAAAATGCTACTCCTCTTGTGGAGGTAAGAGCTAGAAGAGTTGGTGGTGCGACATATCAAGTACCCATGGAAGTACGCCAAGAGAGGGGTACAGCTATGGCATTAAGATGGCTTGTAACATTTTCTAGGGCAAGAAATGGCAAAAGTATGTCCCAAAAACTTGCTGGTGAGTTAATGGATGCAGCAAATGAAACTGGTAGTGCAGTTAAAAAAAGAGAAGATACTCACAAAATGGCTGAGGCTAATAAAGCTTTTGCGCATTACAGATATTAA
- a CDS encoding methyltransferase domain-containing protein: MFELLFPFFLLVSFFLVLSILWRINARKYISSGTVASAYDAWTQDKLLERLWGEHIHLGFYPSGKKNIDFRKAKVKFVHELVKWSGLDKLPKGSRVLDVGCGIGGSSRILAEYYGFNVTGITISPAQVKRARELTPHGLNCDFQVMDALNLKFEDGLFDAIWSVEAGAHMNDKTRFADEMLRTLRPGGYLALADWNSRDLELCPPSFFEKLVLKQLLEQWVHPNFISINEFSNILRTNKNSSGKIISDNWNSYTNPSWYDSIIEGIRRPFTILSLGPIAIVKSIREIPTILLMNWAFRKGLMEFGVFKCRG; this comes from the coding sequence ATGTTTGAATTATTATTTCCTTTTTTTTTACTAGTTTCATTTTTTCTAGTTTTATCTATACTTTGGAGAATTAACGCTAGAAAATATATTTCTTCAGGTACAGTGGCTTCGGCATATGATGCTTGGACCCAGGATAAATTACTCGAGAGACTGTGGGGAGAACATATACATTTGGGTTTTTATCCCTCAGGGAAAAAAAATATTGATTTTAGAAAGGCTAAAGTTAAGTTTGTTCATGAATTAGTCAAATGGAGTGGCTTAGATAAATTACCAAAGGGATCTAGAGTACTTGATGTAGGCTGTGGAATAGGCGGAAGTTCTAGGATTCTTGCAGAATATTATGGGTTTAATGTCACTGGCATTACAATTAGTCCCGCTCAAGTAAAAAGAGCAAGGGAACTTACTCCTCATGGGTTAAACTGCGATTTCCAAGTTATGGATGCTTTGAATTTGAAATTTGAAGATGGATTATTTGATGCTATCTGGAGTGTTGAGGCAGGTGCACATATGAATGATAAAACTAGGTTTGCAGATGAAATGTTGAGAACACTAAGACCTGGAGGTTATTTGGCATTAGCTGATTGGAACTCAAGAGACCTCGAGTTATGCCCCCCATCATTTTTTGAGAAGTTAGTTCTTAAACAATTACTTGAACAATGGGTACATCCTAATTTTATTAGTATAAACGAATTCAGTAATATTCTTAGGACTAACAAAAATAGTTCAGGAAAGATTATTTCTGACAATTGGAATTCCTACACAAATCCTTCATGGTATGACTCCATTATTGAAGGAATTCGAAGACCCTTTACAATTTTGTCACTTGGCCCGATTGCGATAGTGAAGTCTATTAGAGAGATTCCAACAATACTTCTCATGAATTGGGCATTTCGGAAAGGTTTAATGGAATTTGGAGTTTTTAAATGTAGAGGATAA
- the tuf gene encoding elongation factor Tu, giving the protein MAREKFERNKPHVNIGTIGHVDHGKTTLTAAITNVLAKKGQAQAQDYGDIDGAPEERERGITINTAHVEYETEGRHYAHVDCPGHADYVKNMITGAAQMDGAILVCAATDGPMAQTKEHILLAKQVGVPALVVALNKCDMVDDEEIIELVEMEIRELLDSYDFPGDDIPIVQVSGLKALEGDSTWESKIEELMKAVDASIPEPEREVDKPFLMAVEDVFSITGRGTVATGRIERGKVKVGEEVEIVGIRDTRLTTVTGVEMFRKLLDEGMAGDNVGLLLRGVQKEDIERGMVLVKKGSITPHTQFEGEVYVLKKEEGGRHTPFFAGYRPQFYIRTTDVTGQITAFTSDDGSNVEMVMPGDRIKMTGELICPVAIEQGMRFAIREGGRTIGAGVVSKILK; this is encoded by the coding sequence ATGGCTCGCGAGAAGTTCGAAAGGAACAAACCACATGTCAACATAGGTACTATTGGCCATGTTGACCATGGAAAAACAACACTTACTGCTGCTATTACAAACGTATTAGCCAAAAAAGGTCAAGCTCAGGCTCAAGACTACGGAGACATTGATGGTGCTCCTGAAGAAAGAGAGCGTGGCATTACTATTAATACAGCTCACGTCGAATATGAAACTGAAGGCAGACATTACGCTCATGTCGATTGCCCAGGTCATGCTGATTATGTAAAAAACATGATTACAGGAGCCGCCCAAATGGATGGAGCTATTCTAGTTTGTGCAGCCACAGATGGCCCTATGGCACAAACTAAAGAGCATATTCTTTTAGCTAAACAAGTTGGTGTGCCAGCTCTTGTGGTCGCTCTAAATAAGTGCGATATGGTCGATGATGAAGAAATTATTGAACTTGTCGAAATGGAAATTAGAGAACTGTTAGACAGTTATGACTTCCCCGGAGACGATATTCCTATAGTTCAGGTTTCAGGTTTAAAAGCTCTTGAAGGTGATTCTACTTGGGAATCAAAGATTGAAGAATTAATGAAAGCAGTAGATGCTAGTATTCCTGAACCAGAAAGAGAAGTGGATAAACCCTTCCTGATGGCTGTTGAAGACGTTTTCTCAATTACTGGTAGAGGAACTGTTGCTACTGGAAGAATTGAGAGAGGTAAAGTTAAGGTTGGAGAAGAAGTAGAAATAGTTGGAATAAGAGACACAAGATTAACAACTGTTACTGGAGTTGAAATGTTCCGAAAACTTCTTGATGAAGGTATGGCTGGAGATAATGTTGGTTTACTTTTGCGTGGTGTCCAGAAAGAAGATATTGAGAGAGGAATGGTTCTTGTTAAGAAAGGATCTATTACTCCTCACACTCAGTTTGAAGGGGAAGTTTATGTCCTCAAAAAAGAAGAGGGCGGAAGACATACTCCTTTCTTTGCAGGATATAGACCTCAGTTTTACATCAGAACAACTGATGTAACAGGTCAAATAACCGCATTTACCTCTGATGATGGCTCTAATGTTGAAATGGTAATGCCAGGAGACAGAATTAAGATGACTGGAGAATTAATTTGTCCAGTAGCTATTGAACAAGGTATGCGATTTGCAATCCGTGAAGGTGGACGTACTATCGGTGCTGGAGTTGTTTCTAAAATACTCAAATAA
- the rpsJ gene encoding 30S ribosomal protein S10, whose protein sequence is MTASIAQQKIRIRLKAFDRRMLDLSCDKIIQTADTTSASAIGPIPLPTKRKIYCVLRSPHVDKDSREHFETRTHRRIIDIYSPSAKTIDALMKLDLPSGVDIEVKL, encoded by the coding sequence ATGACTGCATCAATTGCACAACAAAAAATAAGAATAAGACTGAAAGCATTTGATAGAAGGATGCTTGATTTATCTTGCGACAAAATAATCCAAACTGCTGATACTACTTCTGCCTCAGCAATAGGCCCAATACCTTTACCTACAAAAAGAAAGATTTATTGTGTCCTAAGATCACCACATGTTGATAAAGACTCAAGAGAGCATTTTGAAACAAGAACACATAGAAGAATAATAGATATCTATAGTCCTTCTGCAAAAACTATTGATGCTTTAATGAAACTAGATCTCCCTAGTGGTGTAGATATAGAAGTTAAACTTTAA
- a CDS encoding DUF1997 domain-containing protein: MLLSFDAKQKLKLSITSNKDFLSKYLLEEERVVGAMLDSKKLVPEGVGRYKYTVTSFKVFQLDINPVVSIAVENKNGILKMSALESKLDGLGMVDDFNLILKANLEATDIGLEGEALLGVSVSQPPLLKLVPKKILESTGHSVLNGILLGIKSRVQQQLVKDFLDWCELNKI; encoded by the coding sequence ATGCTATTGTCTTTTGATGCTAAACAGAAACTAAAGCTCTCTATAACAAGTAATAAAGATTTTCTTTCTAAATATCTTTTGGAAGAAGAAAGAGTTGTTGGAGCAATGCTTGACTCCAAAAAATTAGTACCAGAAGGAGTAGGTAGATATAAGTATACAGTAACAAGTTTTAAGGTTTTTCAATTAGATATTAACCCTGTTGTCTCAATTGCGGTAGAAAATAAAAATGGAATTTTAAAAATGAGTGCTCTTGAAAGTAAATTGGATGGCTTAGGGATGGTAGATGATTTTAACCTTATTTTGAAAGCTAATTTGGAAGCAACTGATATTGGGTTGGAAGGTGAGGCGCTTCTCGGGGTATCTGTTAGCCAACCCCCTCTGTTGAAGCTGGTGCCAAAGAAAATTTTGGAATCTACTGGTCATTCTGTATTAAATGGGATTCTTTTGGGTATAAAGTCGAGGGTTCAACAGCAACTCGTAAAAGATTTTTTAGATTGGTGTGAATTAAATAAGATTTGA
- a CDS encoding LON peptidase substrate-binding domain-containing protein, with protein MGELSVRELPLFPLPDVVLFPQEVLPLHIFESRYRIMLQSVLESDSMFGVIKWDPTNKSMANVGCCAQIIKHQTAEDGRSNIITLGQQRFQVLEIMRSTPFYSAMVSWISDDNIDDFQRLETLKDSVKEALSDVINLTSKLTNTKKNLPDKLPDNPMDLSFWIGAHLGGPVAEEQQRLLEERNTFTRLQREYEMLDHTRKQLAARTALKETFPDTKEN; from the coding sequence ATGGGAGAACTCTCAGTAAGGGAATTGCCTTTATTTCCTTTGCCAGATGTAGTCCTTTTTCCTCAAGAAGTATTGCCTTTACATATTTTTGAATCAAGATATAGGATTATGCTCCAATCTGTTCTTGAAAGTGATTCTATGTTTGGGGTTATTAAGTGGGATCCGACTAATAAAAGTATGGCTAACGTTGGATGTTGTGCACAAATTATAAAACATCAAACTGCTGAGGATGGGAGAAGTAATATTATCACTCTTGGACAACAAAGGTTTCAAGTCTTAGAAATTATGCGTTCGACGCCATTTTATTCCGCGATGGTTAGTTGGATTAGTGATGACAATATTGATGATTTCCAAAGATTAGAGACTCTAAAAGATTCAGTAAAAGAAGCACTTAGTGATGTTATTAACTTAACAAGTAAATTGACTAATACTAAGAAAAATCTGCCTGATAAATTACCTGACAATCCAATGGATTTATCATTTTGGATAGGAGCTCATTTGGGTGGTCCTGTTGCAGAGGAACAGCAAAGACTTCTTGAGGAAAGAAATACTTTTACCCGTTTGCAAAGGGAATATGAAATGCTTGATCATACAAGAAAACAACTTGCAGCAAGAACTGCATTGAAAGAAACTTTTCCTGATACAAAAGAAAATTAG
- a CDS encoding ribonuclease HII encodes MQEKKEEDLQQALNKVSEVGMDEVGRGAIFGPVFSAVVVLTEKNKFLLKQFGVTDSKKLTPKKRKLLLPKILLLSSDYGIGQSSAREIDKLGIRVATELSMIRALRKLKEEPSELIIDGPLLLRPWEGTQKNIVSGDSKFISIASASIVAKVSRDNLMVKLEKKYSGYLIFKNKGYGTREHLSLIKKNGITKLHRKSFLKKSNLI; translated from the coding sequence ATGCAAGAAAAAAAAGAAGAAGATCTTCAGCAAGCATTGAATAAGGTATCCGAAGTTGGAATGGATGAAGTTGGAAGGGGAGCAATTTTTGGTCCAGTTTTTTCAGCAGTTGTAGTATTAACTGAAAAAAATAAGTTTCTTTTAAAACAATTTGGAGTAACAGATAGTAAAAAATTAACTCCAAAAAAAAGAAAATTACTTTTACCAAAAATTTTATTACTCTCTTCAGATTATGGAATTGGGCAATCTTCGGCTAGAGAAATAGATAAGTTAGGTATCAGAGTTGCGACAGAACTTTCAATGATAAGGGCTTTAAGAAAATTAAAAGAAGAGCCATCTGAATTAATAATTGATGGCCCTTTATTATTAAGGCCATGGGAAGGAACTCAGAAAAACATAGTATCTGGAGACTCAAAGTTTATCTCGATAGCTTCTGCAAGCATAGTTGCCAAAGTTTCGCGAGACAATCTAATGGTAAAGTTAGAGAAAAAATACTCAGGATACTTGATATTTAAAAATAAAGGATATGGCACCAGAGAGCATCTTTCATTGATCAAAAAAAATGGAATAACTAAACTACATAGGAAAAGTTTTTTAAAAAAATCAAATCTTATTTAA
- the fusA gene encoding elongation factor G, with amino-acid sequence MARDFPLERVRNIGIAAHIDAGKTTTTERILFYSGVVHKIGEVHDGAAVTDWMAQERERGITITAAAISTSWQDHRINIIDTPGHVDFTIEVERSMRVLDGVIAVFCAVGGVQPQSETVWRQADRYSVPRMVFVNKMDRTGADFLKVNKQIKDRLKANALPIQLPIGAEGDLTGIIDLVANKAYLYKNDLGTDIEEAPIPPEMEEEATEWRYKLMESVAENDEELIEIFLETGELNEEQLKKGIREGVLKHGLVPVLCGSAFKNKGVQLVLDAVVDYLPAPVDVKPIQGVLPSGKEDVRPSDDNAPFSALAFKVMSDPYGKLTFVRMYSGVLSKGSYVMNSTKDAKERISRLVILKADEREEVDELRAGDLGAVLGLKNTTTGDTLCNTDDPIVLETLFIPEPVISVAVEPKTKGDMEKLSKALTALSEEDPTFRVSTDPETNQTVIAGMGELHLEILVDRMLREFKVEANIGAPQVSYRETIRSSSKGEGKYARQTGGKGQYGHVIIEMEPAEVGKGFEFVNKIVGGAVPKEYIGPASNGMKETCESGVLAGYPLIDVKVTLVDGSFHDVDSSEMAFKIAGSMAFKDGVKKCNPVLLEPMMKVEVESPDDFLGSVIGDLSSRRGQVEGQSVDDGLSKVQAKVPLAEMFGYATQLRSMTQGRGIFSMEFANYEEVPRNVAEAIISKNQGNS; translated from the coding sequence TTGGCACGCGACTTTCCCCTAGAACGAGTAAGGAACATAGGTATAGCCGCTCATATTGATGCAGGGAAGACAACAACAACTGAAAGAATTTTGTTTTATTCAGGTGTAGTTCACAAAATAGGAGAGGTTCATGATGGTGCTGCCGTAACAGATTGGATGGCTCAAGAAAGAGAAAGAGGAATAACTATTACTGCTGCTGCAATATCTACTAGTTGGCAAGACCACAGAATTAATATTATTGATACCCCTGGACACGTTGATTTTACTATTGAGGTGGAAAGATCAATGCGCGTCTTAGACGGAGTCATAGCTGTATTTTGCGCAGTTGGTGGAGTTCAACCTCAATCAGAAACAGTTTGGCGTCAAGCAGATAGATACTCTGTTCCAAGAATGGTTTTTGTTAATAAAATGGACAGAACTGGTGCTGATTTTTTAAAGGTTAATAAGCAAATTAAAGATCGACTTAAGGCAAATGCACTCCCAATTCAGTTACCTATTGGAGCTGAAGGTGATCTCACAGGCATTATTGACTTAGTAGCTAACAAAGCATATCTTTACAAAAATGATTTAGGTACTGATATCGAAGAAGCACCAATTCCACCTGAAATGGAGGAGGAAGCGACTGAGTGGAGATATAAGTTGATGGAGAGTGTAGCTGAAAATGATGAAGAGTTAATAGAAATATTCCTTGAAACAGGAGAACTTAATGAAGAACAACTAAAAAAAGGAATTAGGGAAGGAGTTTTAAAACATGGATTGGTTCCAGTATTATGTGGTTCAGCTTTTAAGAATAAAGGAGTCCAACTTGTTTTAGATGCTGTTGTTGATTACTTACCAGCGCCAGTTGATGTAAAACCAATACAAGGAGTTTTACCAAGTGGTAAGGAAGATGTAAGACCTTCAGATGATAATGCTCCTTTCAGTGCACTAGCCTTTAAAGTAATGTCAGATCCCTATGGGAAATTAACTTTCGTAAGGATGTACTCAGGTGTACTTTCAAAGGGAAGTTACGTCATGAATTCTACTAAAGATGCTAAAGAGAGAATTTCTAGATTAGTAATCTTAAAGGCTGATGAAAGAGAGGAAGTTGATGAATTGAGGGCAGGAGATTTAGGAGCAGTACTAGGTCTCAAGAATACAACAACTGGTGACACGTTATGTAATACAGATGATCCTATAGTCTTGGAAACATTGTTTATTCCCGAACCAGTTATCTCAGTGGCAGTTGAGCCAAAAACAAAAGGAGATATGGAAAAATTATCCAAAGCTTTAACTGCACTTTCTGAAGAAGATCCAACCTTTAGGGTAAGTACAGATCCTGAGACAAATCAAACTGTAATTGCTGGTATGGGTGAGTTGCACCTAGAAATCCTCGTTGACAGAATGTTAAGGGAATTTAAAGTTGAAGCTAATATTGGAGCCCCTCAGGTTTCTTATAGAGAGACCATTAGGTCTAGTTCTAAAGGTGAAGGTAAATATGCAAGACAAACTGGAGGAAAAGGCCAATATGGTCATGTAATAATTGAAATGGAACCTGCTGAAGTTGGTAAAGGATTTGAATTCGTAAACAAAATTGTTGGTGGAGCTGTACCGAAAGAGTACATTGGGCCTGCATCTAATGGCATGAAAGAAACCTGTGAATCCGGTGTTCTTGCAGGTTATCCACTCATTGATGTAAAAGTAACACTAGTCGATGGTTCATTCCACGATGTAGACTCATCTGAAATGGCCTTCAAAATTGCAGGTTCCATGGCTTTTAAAGATGGGGTTAAAAAATGCAACCCGGTACTTTTAGAGCCTATGATGAAAGTCGAGGTCGAAAGTCCTGATGACTTTCTTGGATCTGTAATTGGTGATCTCTCTTCTAGAAGAGGTCAAGTAGAAGGACAATCTGTTGATGATGGATTGTCTAAGGTACAGGCCAAAGTGCCCTTAGCCGAAATGTTCGGTTATGCCACTCAACTCCGATCAATGACTCAAGGTCGGGGTATATTTTCAATGGAGTTCGCAAATTATGAGGAAGTTCCTCGTAATGTTGCTGAAGCTATCATTTCCAAGAATCAGGGCAACTCCTGA
- the pheA gene encoding prephenate dehydratase: MRKQVAYLGPKGTYAEKAATILTKLANFQTPIFVPCNGLHSVIKSLAYNNCDAAVVPIENSVEGGVTATLDALWKFPEISINRAIVLPIKHALISDGELSNISEVLSHPQALAQCSEWLSENLPNAISLPTNSTSEAVNMVKGSKFRAAIGSKSLIQIGGLKELAFPINDVPGNCTRFILLSKELNSNLANIASFAFSLMSNKPGALLQALNNIADFGFNMSKIESRPSKRELGEYIIYIDLEINDQNNIKDLFELKNKLKPLCKNFVDFGNYFSENIELD, from the coding sequence ATGCGCAAACAAGTTGCATATTTAGGTCCAAAAGGAACATACGCCGAAAAAGCAGCTACTATATTAACAAAGCTCGCCAATTTTCAGACACCTATATTTGTACCATGTAATGGGTTACATTCGGTCATTAAATCATTAGCGTACAACAATTGTGATGCTGCTGTAGTCCCCATAGAAAATTCTGTAGAGGGGGGGGTTACCGCTACTCTAGATGCACTTTGGAAATTTCCTGAAATTTCTATAAATAGAGCAATTGTTTTACCTATAAAACATGCATTAATTAGTGATGGAGAACTTTCAAACATCTCAGAAGTATTATCTCATCCTCAAGCATTAGCTCAATGTTCAGAATGGTTATCTGAAAATCTTCCAAATGCAATATCTCTCCCGACAAATTCAACATCAGAAGCTGTCAATATGGTTAAGGGGAGTAAATTCAGAGCTGCTATCGGTTCAAAATCATTAATTCAAATCGGAGGACTTAAAGAATTAGCCTTTCCTATTAATGATGTTCCAGGTAATTGCACTAGATTTATATTATTGAGCAAGGAGTTAAATTCAAATTTAGCTAATATTGCCAGTTTTGCTTTCTCATTAATGTCAAATAAACCTGGTGCTTTGCTTCAAGCCTTAAATAATATTGCAGATTTTGGATTTAATATGAGTAAAATTGAATCTAGACCTTCAAAAAGAGAATTAGGCGAATATATAATTTATATTGATTTAGAAATAAATGATCAAAATAATATTAAAGACCTTTTTGAATTAAAAAATAAGCTCAAGCCACTCTGCAAGAATTTTGTAGATTTTGGAAATTATTTTTCTGAGAATATTGAACTAGATTAA
- a CDS encoding Rne/Rng family ribonuclease produces MSQQIIIAEQARIAALLTDDRVDELIVAQGQYQIGDIFLGTVENVLPGIDAAFINIGESEKNGFIHVSDLGPLRLKKGTFGITELLEPKQKVLVQVIKEPTGSKGPRLTGNISIPGKYLILQPNAQGVNISRKINTETERNRLKALGVLIKPPSTGLLFRTEAEKIKEELLIEDLEHLIQQWENVLKVSEASNPPNLVKRDDDFSIKILRDHIKESTKSIIIDSKFSVARAKDFLINYESDIDIKFHDNSLNQHIFDKYEIKKTIQKALLPRVDLPSGGYIIIEPTEALTVVDVNSGSFTRSANSRQTVLWTNCEAAVEISRQLKLRNIGGVIVVDFIDMESRRDQFQLLEHFTSAIKDDSAKPQIAQLTELGLVELTRKRQGQNIYELFGKKCSTCDGTGHVENILNHEISNLKIKNIEHKSNNLKSLDTDTSQSNDEEEKIIDRDLLNSKDLNKENSSYKNENDNLNQSNSKEKKIITVDLTNEEKIVFSQLGINPLIKLGKEYLTSNNFVRLNDNNKESGKTLDNKKTKTKQIKKISKSGEEKIQIKNEANANSKDKSTHKTNESNEVVFTDKKDEIELTDELNNARKKRRRSSASIE; encoded by the coding sequence ATGTCTCAGCAAATTATCATCGCTGAGCAGGCTCGAATTGCAGCACTACTCACAGATGATCGAGTTGATGAATTAATCGTCGCACAAGGTCAATATCAAATTGGCGATATTTTTTTAGGAACAGTGGAAAATGTTCTCCCTGGTATTGATGCCGCTTTCATAAATATTGGTGAAAGTGAGAAAAATGGATTCATCCATGTTTCAGATTTAGGTCCATTAAGACTCAAAAAAGGGACATTTGGAATAACTGAATTACTAGAACCAAAACAAAAAGTTCTTGTACAGGTAATAAAAGAACCCACTGGATCTAAAGGACCAAGACTAACTGGCAATATTTCAATCCCAGGAAAATACTTGATACTTCAGCCAAATGCCCAAGGAGTAAATATTTCAAGAAAAATAAATACAGAAACAGAACGAAACCGTTTGAAAGCTCTTGGGGTTTTAATAAAACCCCCTAGTACAGGCTTATTATTTAGAACAGAGGCTGAAAAGATAAAAGAAGAACTTCTAATTGAAGATTTAGAACATTTAATTCAACAATGGGAAAATGTTCTAAAAGTTTCTGAGGCTTCTAATCCTCCAAATTTAGTAAAAAGAGATGACGATTTCTCTATTAAGATCTTAAGAGATCATATTAAAGAATCAACTAAAAGCATAATTATCGATAGTAAATTTTCAGTTGCAAGGGCAAAAGATTTTTTAATTAATTATGAATCTGATATAGATATTAAATTTCACGATAACAGTTTAAACCAACATATTTTTGATAAATACGAAATTAAGAAAACAATTCAAAAAGCCCTCCTCCCAAGAGTAGATTTACCTTCGGGGGGTTATATAATTATTGAACCTACAGAAGCTTTAACAGTTGTAGATGTAAACTCTGGATCATTCACAAGATCCGCCAACTCAAGACAAACCGTTTTATGGACTAACTGCGAAGCAGCAGTTGAAATCTCAAGACAACTGAAGTTAAGAAATATTGGTGGAGTTATAGTAGTAGATTTTATTGATATGGAATCTAGAAGAGATCAATTTCAGTTACTTGAACATTTTACTTCAGCAATAAAAGATGATTCTGCTAAGCCTCAAATAGCTCAGCTTACTGAATTAGGATTAGTGGAGTTAACCAGAAAAAGACAAGGTCAAAATATATATGAATTATTCGGGAAAAAATGTTCTACATGCGATGGAACAGGGCATGTAGAAAATATATTAAATCACGAAATTTCTAACTTAAAAATTAAGAATATTGAACATAAATCAAATAATCTTAAATCTCTAGATACAGATACTTCTCAATCAAATGATGAGGAGGAAAAAATAATTGACAGGGATTTACTTAACTCCAAAGACTTAAATAAAGAGAACTCTTCTTATAAAAATGAAAATGATAATTTAAACCAATCAAATTCAAAAGAAAAAAAAATAATAACAGTTGATCTTACTAATGAAGAAAAAATTGTTTTCAGTCAATTAGGTATAAATCCACTTATAAAGTTAGGTAAAGAATATCTCACTAGCAATAATTTTGTACGTTTAAATGACAATAATAAGGAATCGGGAAAAACCTTAGATAATAAAAAAACAAAAACAAAACAAATTAAAAAAATCTCAAAATCGGGAGAAGAAAAGATTCAAATTAAAAATGAAGCAAATGCAAATTCTAAAGACAAATCAACACATAAAACTAATGAGAGTAATGAAGTTGTATTTACAGATAAAAAAGATGAAATTGAACTTACAGATGAGCTAAACAATGCAAGAAAAAAAAGAAGAAGATCTTCAGCAAGCATTGAATAA